GCTACACCTTCCGCAGCACCGAGCACGCCGGCTGGTTCGGTGAGTACGTGCCCTTCATGGCCGTCGGGCTGCTGGCGCACGTGGTCGGCCTGGGCATCCTCACCCTGCTCCTGCACCCCGGCTCCTGGCTGTCGCTGTCGCCGACGTTCTTCGACGACTCCTCCGGCTTCCGGACCCGGCTGTACTGGGCCCAGCTCATCCAGATCATCGTCACCACCCCGGTCTCGTTCGTGCTGAACAAGCTGTGGACGTTCTCCGCGGTCCGCAGCCGGCCCGGCCTGCCGCCCGTCGACGGCCCGGCCGACGACGCCGGTGACGGTTCGGTCGAGGCTGCGGCGGCGCACGCCCGGCACGCCCGGCGCCCCTGACCCGCCGCGTCACCGGCGCCCGCGGGGAGGGGGCCGTCGGCCCGGGGCCGGGCGTGTCCTAGGTTCTCCCGCATGGCACCCAAGGCCGGTCTCCTGCGGACCAAGGACATCGACGACGTCCTCCACCAGAACGACGACGAGGGGGTGGGTGAGGCCCGTCCCGGACTCAGCCGGCGGCTCCGGGCCCGCGACCTGATGGGCTTCGGCATCGGGATCGTCATCGGCACCGGGATCTTCACCCTGACCGGCGTGCAGGCGAAGAACAACGCCGGCCCCGGGATCGTCATCAGCTTCGTCGTCGCCGGGGTGGTCAGCCTGCTGGCCGCGCTCTGCTACGCCGAGCTGGCCGCCGCCGTGCCCACCGCGGGCAGCTCCTACACCTACGCCTACACGACCATCGGCGAGATCTTCGCCTGGGTGATCGCCTGGGACCTGATCCTCGAGTTCAGCCTCGGCGCCGCCGTGGTGGCCCGGGGCTGGTCGGGCTACCTGCAGGAGGCGTTCGGGCTGCCGCAGGCCTACTTCGGGGAGGAGGGCTCGGTGGTCAACCTCGGCGCGGTGGCGATCGTGCTCGTGCTCGGGGTGGTCGCCATGGTGGGCATCCGGGAGTCGAAGTGGGTGACGAACGCGCTGGTCGTCATCAAGGTCGCGGTCTGCCTCTTCGTCATCGTCGTCGGGGCCTTCTTCGTCAAGGCCGCCAACCTGGTGCCGTTCATCCCGCCCAGCGCCCCGCCCGCCGAGGGGGCCACCAGCCGGCTGCAGCAGCCGCTGTGGCAGTTCGCGTCCGGCATCGAGCCGGCGGCCTTCGGCGTCCCCGGCCTGCTGGTGGCCGCCGCCGTCGTGTTCTTCGCCTACTCCGGCTTCGAGGCGGTCGCCAACCTGGGCGAGGAGAGCCGGGACCCGGCCAAGGACATGCCGCGCGGCCTCCTCGGGACGCTGCTGATCTGCACCGTGCTCTACGTCGGGGTCTGCCTCGTGCTCACGGGGATGGTGAGGTACACCGACCTCAGCGAGGGGGCGCCGCTCTCCGACGCCTTCAACCAGGTGGGGCTCGGCTGGGCCGGCCTGCTGATCGGCATCGCGGCGGTCGCCGGGCTCACCTCGGTGATCCTCGTCGACATCGTCGCGGTCGGCAGGATCGGCTTCGCCGTCAGCCGCGACGGGCTGCTGCCGCCGTCCATCGGCAAGGTCCACCCGCGGTGGCGGACGCCGTACCGGTTCACGGCTGTGGCCACCGTCGTCATCGCCGTCTTCGCCGCGTTCGTGCCGCTGGCGACGCTGGCCGAGATGGTCAGCATCGGCACGCTGTTCGCGTTCTTCGTGGTCTCCCTCGCCGTCGCCGTGCTGCGCCGGACGAAGCCGGGCCTGCGCCGACCGTTCAAGACCCCGCAGGTGCCGCTGCTGCCGATCGTGTCCGCGCTGCTCTGCCTGGCCCTGATGTCCAGCCTGGCGGTGGAGACCTGGCTGCGCTTCCTCGTCTGGCTCGCCGTCGGGCTGGCCATCTACCTCCTCTACGGGCGGCGGCACGCCACGCTCGCGGGGCGCCGGCCCGACGAGGGCGCGGGGGCCGGGGCCTGAGGCGCGGGCACGCCGTCGCGGCTGCCGGGGACGCCGGGCCCGCTCGGTTACAGTGAGCGCGCCTTCCCGCGGCATGTCCTGACCGATCCGGCGCCCTCCGACCTCCGGGCCCGGAGATGGCTGAAAGGTCGACGTTGTACCTCAAGAGCCTGACCCTGCGGGGCTTCAAGTCGTTCGCCTCGGCGACGACCCTGAACTTCGAGCCGGGCATCACCTGCGTGGTCGGCCCCAACGGCTCGGGCAAGTCCAACGTCGTCGACGCCCTGAGCTGGGTGATGGGCGAGCAGGGTGCCAAGTCGCTGCGCGGCGGCAAGATGGAGGACGTCATCTTCGCCGGGACGTCCGGGCGTGCGCCGCTGGGCCGGGCCGAGGTCGCGCTGACCATCGACAACACCGACGGCGCGCTGCCGATCGACTACACCGAGGTCACGATCAGCCGGACCATGTTCCGCAACGGCGGCTCCGAGTACGCGATCAACGGCTCCGCCGCCCGGCTGATGGACGTCCAGGACCTGCTCAGCGACTCCGGCATCGGCCGCGAGATGCACGTCATCGTCGGCCAGGGCCAGCTGGACGGCATCCTGCAGGCGACGCCCGAGGGCCGCCGCGGGTTCATCGAGGAGGCCGCGGGCGTCCTCAAGCACCGCAAGCGCAAGGAGAAGGCGCTCCGCAAGCTGGAGACCTGCGAGGTCAACCTCAACCGGCTCTCCGACCTGATCGCCGAGATCCGCCGCCAGCTCAAGCCGCTCGGCCGCCAGGCCGACGTCGCCCGCCGCGCCGCCGTCATCCAGGCGGACCTGCGGGACGCCCGCGCCCGGCTGCTGGCCGACGACCTGGTGCAGGCCACGCTGGCGCTGGAGTCCGAGCTGGCCGACGAGCGGGCGCTGCGCGAGCGCCGGGCGCAGCTGGAGCAGGCGCTCGAGGACGCCCGGGAGCGCGAGATCGCCGCCGAGGAGTCCGTCCGTGCCGCGTCGCCGGCGCTCACCGCCGCCCAGGAGACCTGGTACGGCCTCGCCGCGCTGCGGGAGCGGGTGGCCAGCACCGTCTCGATCGCCCGCGAACGGGTCCGCAACGCCGCGTCCGACCCCGGCGAGACGCGCACCGGCCGCGACCCGGACGACCTGGAGCGGGAGGCGGCCGCCGTCGCCGAGCAGGAGCGCGAGCTGGACGCCCAGGTGGCCGTCCGCGCCGAGGCGCTGACCCGGGCCTCGGCCGAGCGCGCCGCCACCGAGGAGGCCCACCGGACCGAGGAGGCCCGGCTGACGGCGCTGCTGCGGGCCGCGGCCGACCGGCGGGAGGGCCTGGCGCGGCTGACCGGTCAGGTCAACACGCTCCGCAGCCGGGCCGAGGCGGCCGAGGCCGAGATCGGCCGGCTGACGGCGGCGTCCGCGCAGGCGCAGGAGCGCGCCGAGCAGGCGTCGCGCGCGTTCACCGCCCTGGAGAGCCGGGTGGCCGGCCTCGACGACGGCGAGCTGGGCCTGGACGCCGACCACGAGAGCGCCGTCGAGGCGCAGGAGGCCGTGCGCGCCGAGCTGGCCGAGGTCCGCCGGCAGGAGGCCGCCGCCACCCAGGAGCGGGCCGCCCTCGCGGCCCGGGTCGAGGCGCTCGCGGTCGGCCTGCAGCGCAAGGACGCGGCGGCCGCCCTGCTGGCCGACGGCGTGCCGGTCGACGGGCTGCTGGGGGCCGTCGCCGCCCTGGTGGAGGTCGAGGCCGGCTTCGAGGTCGCCGTCGCGGCCGCTCTCGGCCGGACCGCCGACGCGGTCGCGGTCGCGGGCGCCGAGTCCGCGCTGGCCGCCGTCGCCCACCTCAAGGCCGAGGACCTCGGCCGCGCCGCCCTGCTGGTCGCCGGCCCGTCGACCGGGCCCGCGGCACCGTGGCCCGACCTGGCGGACGGCGCCCGCTACGCCGTCGACGTCGTCCGGGTCGCCGACACCCTGCGCCCGGCGCTCACCGCGGTGCTCGAGCGGGTGGCGCTGGTCGAGGACCTCGACGCCGCCCGTCGGCTCGTCGCCGCGCACCCGGTGCTGACCGCCGTCACCCGGGACGGTGACGTGCTGGCGGCCGCCACCGCCGCCGGGGGCTCGAGCGCGCAGCCCAGCCTGATCGAGCTGCAGGCCGCCGTCGACGACGCCGAGCGCCGGCTCGCCGAGGCGGGTCACACCGCCGACCGGCTCCGGTTCGTGCAGAGCCAGCTGGAGGAGCGCCGGCGGGCCGCGGACGAGGCCGTGGAGGTGGCGCTGGAGAAGCTGCACGAGTCCGACGCCGTGGTGACGGCCCTGGCCGAGGAGCTGGGGCAGCTGAGCAGCACGGCCCGTTCGGCGAGCGGGGAGGCCGACCGGCTGCGGCAGGCCATCGGGCAGGCCGAGGCCGCCCGGGACCGCGACGTCGCCGGGCTGGCCGAGCTGGAGCAGCGGCTGGCGCTGGCGGCGTCCAGCCAGGACGAGCCCGAGCCGGACCCGGTCGAGCGGGACCGGCTGGCCGAGGCGGCCCGCCGGGCCCGCGGCGCGGAGATGGACGCGCGGCTCGCGCTGCGGACCCAGGAGGAGCGGGCGCGGTCGCTGGCCGGCCGGGCCGACGCCCTGCGGAGGGCCGCGGAGAACGAGCGCCAGGCCCGGGCCCGCGCCCAGGCCCGGCGCGAGCGCCTGCAGCGGGAGGCCCGGGAGGCGACCGCGGTGCAGACCGCCGGCACCTACCTGGCCGCGCAGCTGGAGCGCTCGCTGGCCCGTGCGGCCGCCGCCCGCAGCGAGGCCGAGGCGGCGCGCTCCGAGGCCGAGGCGGCGCTGCGCACCGTCCGCGCCGACGTGCGCTCCCTCGGCAGCCAGTTCGAGCAGCTGGTGGACGCCGTGCACCGCGACGAGCTGGCCCGTGCCGAGCAGCGGATGCGCGTCGACGCGCTGACCGAGAAGGCGATGGTCGAGGTCGGCCTGGAGGCGGAGGCCCTGATGGCCGACTACGGCCCCGACCGGCCCGTCCCGGTGCTGGCCCGGCCCGACGGCACCGCCCTCGGGCCCGACGACGAGCAGCCGCCGCCCGTGCCCTACGTCCGCGACGTGCAGCAGGCCCGGTTCCGCAAGGCCGAACGGGCCATCGCCGCGCTCGGCCGGGTCAACCCGCTGGCGCTGGAGGAGTTCGACGCGATGGAGGAGCGCCACCAGTTCCTCGCCGAGCAGCTCGAGGACCTCCGCCGGACCCGCAAGGACCTGCTCGACATCATCGCCGACGTCGACACCCGGGTGGAGCAGGTCTTCGCGGAGGCCTACGCCGACGTCGAGGCCGCCTTCGTGCGGGTGTTCGCGCGGCTCTTCCCGGGCGGCGAGGGCCGACTGGTGCTGACCGAGCCCGGCAACTGGCTCACCACCGGCGTCGACGTCGAGGCCCGGCCGCCGGGCAAGAAGGTCAAGCGGCTGTCCCTGCTGTCGGGCGGCGAGCGCTCGCTGGTCGCGGTCGCCTTCCTGGTCTCGCTGTTCATCGCGCGGCCGAGCCCGTTCTACATCCTCGACGAGGTCGAGGCCGCCCTGGACGACACCAACCTCGGCCGGCTGCTGGAGATCTACGAGGAGCTGCGGACCAACAGCCAGCTGCTGGTGATCACCCACCAGAAGCGGACGATGGAGATCGCCGACGCCCTCTACGGCGTCACCATGCGCGGGGACGGCGTCTCCGCTGTCATCTCCCAGCGCCTGCGCGAGACGGAGTCGGTGGCCTGACCCCGCGGCCTGGGCCCGTCGGAGGCCTTTCGACCAGCTCAGGGCGCGGACGGCGCGCGCGGCCTCGACCCGCCCCCGCGGTCCGAGCCCCACCCTGCGGACTGAGCCTGCCGAAGGCCCCCGCGGACCGTTACCCGATCGAGAGCCCGACGGGCCGTGCGGCGCCGCGCGCGGGCCGGCGGCGGCCGTGACCATGGGACCGCACGACAGTTCCTTCCCCGGACGCTGTCCGACTGTCTGAGAGGCTCGTCCATGACTGCCATCGTCCTGGCCATGCTCGTCATCCTGGCCGTCGTCGCCGGCACCGCCGGTGTCGTCGTCGTCGGCATCGAGGGGCGGTTCAAGGACCGCGCCCCCCGGGTCGCGGACCGGATGGCCCGCGCGGCCCAGCACCTCAACGGCGACGGCACCCCGCCGAAGGCCTTCCAGCGCCTGCTCTCCTGAGCCGCGGCGGGCCCGCTCCGGGCGCGTCCGCGGGAGCGGGGCCCTGCGCCGCGCGCCCCTAGGATGACCCGGTGGATCCGTTGACCCTCTGGATAGTCATCGGCGCCGTCGTCCTCGCCGCCTTCGTGGTGGTGGGCGTCGTCGCCGCCCGTCGTCGGGCCGCCCTGCAGCGTGCCCGCGACACCCGTCAGCTGCCCGGCGGACCCGGTGCGGGGACGGGCGGTCGGCGTGGGGGTTCCGCCCTCGACGTCGACGAGCGAGCGGGTCGTGGGGTCACGACCGACGACGAGGTCGTCGAGGCCGAGCTGGTCCCGGTCGACCGGCCGGAGAGCCGGGACAGCCGGCTGGCGCGGCTGCGCCGTCGGCTGGCGGGCTCGGACAGCCCG
The window above is part of the Friedmanniella luteola genome. Proteins encoded here:
- a CDS encoding GtrA family protein → MERLRNYLFVRHGHNWILLLRFGLVGGSGVLVNLLVVVLCNKLGPDEDSVFLGLPVTDFNIRWYHVFATIAFVVANLWNFQLNRRYTFRSTEHAGWFGEYVPFMAVGLLAHVVGLGILTLLLHPGSWLSLSPTFFDDSSGFRTRLYWAQLIQIIVTTPVSFVLNKLWTFSAVRSRPGLPPVDGPADDAGDGSVEAAAAHARHARRP
- a CDS encoding APC family permease; translated protein: MAPKAGLLRTKDIDDVLHQNDDEGVGEARPGLSRRLRARDLMGFGIGIVIGTGIFTLTGVQAKNNAGPGIVISFVVAGVVSLLAALCYAELAAAVPTAGSSYTYAYTTIGEIFAWVIAWDLILEFSLGAAVVARGWSGYLQEAFGLPQAYFGEEGSVVNLGAVAIVLVLGVVAMVGIRESKWVTNALVVIKVAVCLFVIVVGAFFVKAANLVPFIPPSAPPAEGATSRLQQPLWQFASGIEPAAFGVPGLLVAAAVVFFAYSGFEAVANLGEESRDPAKDMPRGLLGTLLICTVLYVGVCLVLTGMVRYTDLSEGAPLSDAFNQVGLGWAGLLIGIAAVAGLTSVILVDIVAVGRIGFAVSRDGLLPPSIGKVHPRWRTPYRFTAVATVVIAVFAAFVPLATLAEMVSIGTLFAFFVVSLAVAVLRRTKPGLRRPFKTPQVPLLPIVSALLCLALMSSLAVETWLRFLVWLAVGLAIYLLYGRRHATLAGRRPDEGAGAGA
- the smc gene encoding chromosome segregation protein SMC; translated protein: MAERSTLYLKSLTLRGFKSFASATTLNFEPGITCVVGPNGSGKSNVVDALSWVMGEQGAKSLRGGKMEDVIFAGTSGRAPLGRAEVALTIDNTDGALPIDYTEVTISRTMFRNGGSEYAINGSAARLMDVQDLLSDSGIGREMHVIVGQGQLDGILQATPEGRRGFIEEAAGVLKHRKRKEKALRKLETCEVNLNRLSDLIAEIRRQLKPLGRQADVARRAAVIQADLRDARARLLADDLVQATLALESELADERALRERRAQLEQALEDAREREIAAEESVRAASPALTAAQETWYGLAALRERVASTVSIARERVRNAASDPGETRTGRDPDDLEREAAAVAEQERELDAQVAVRAEALTRASAERAATEEAHRTEEARLTALLRAAADRREGLARLTGQVNTLRSRAEAAEAEIGRLTAASAQAQERAEQASRAFTALESRVAGLDDGELGLDADHESAVEAQEAVRAELAEVRRQEAAATQERAALAARVEALAVGLQRKDAAAALLADGVPVDGLLGAVAALVEVEAGFEVAVAAALGRTADAVAVAGAESALAAVAHLKAEDLGRAALLVAGPSTGPAAPWPDLADGARYAVDVVRVADTLRPALTAVLERVALVEDLDAARRLVAAHPVLTAVTRDGDVLAAATAAGGSSAQPSLIELQAAVDDAERRLAEAGHTADRLRFVQSQLEERRRAADEAVEVALEKLHESDAVVTALAEELGQLSSTARSASGEADRLRQAIGQAEAARDRDVAGLAELEQRLALAASSQDEPEPDPVERDRLAEAARRARGAEMDARLALRTQEERARSLAGRADALRRAAENERQARARAQARRERLQREAREATAVQTAGTYLAAQLERSLARAAAARSEAEAARSEAEAALRTVRADVRSLGSQFEQLVDAVHRDELARAEQRMRVDALTEKAMVEVGLEAEALMADYGPDRPVPVLARPDGTALGPDDEQPPPVPYVRDVQQARFRKAERAIAALGRVNPLALEEFDAMEERHQFLAEQLEDLRRTRKDLLDIIADVDTRVEQVFAEAYADVEAAFVRVFARLFPGGEGRLVLTEPGNWLTTGVDVEARPPGKKVKRLSLLSGGERSLVAVAFLVSLFIARPSPFYILDEVEAALDDTNLGRLLEIYEELRTNSQLLVITHQKRTMEIADALYGVTMRGDGVSAVISQRLRETESVA